The Sphingobacterium bambusae genome includes a window with the following:
- a CDS encoding response regulator has translation MEENLVLICDDDENIADTLGLIVESAGVHVFVEYHSENIFTRLKEHQATMLIIDLWMPVMSGDKVIRQLRAEPVFKDLYIICISASIDGRKVALDAGADVFVAKPFDMDDIIATVEQGFAKIAIR, from the coding sequence ATGGAAGAAAATTTGGTCCTTATCTGTGATGACGACGAAAACATTGCCGATACGTTAGGCCTGATTGTAGAGAGCGCAGGTGTACATGTCTTTGTTGAATATCATAGCGAAAATATCTTCACGCGGTTGAAAGAACATCAAGCAACTATGTTAATTATCGATCTTTGGATGCCGGTCATGTCCGGTGACAAGGTGATTCGTCAACTTCGCGCAGAGCCCGTTTTTAAAGATTTGTATATTATTTGTATTTCTGCCTCCATCGATGGCCGAAAAGTGGCCTTGGATGCTGGGGCGGATGTTTTTGTAGCCAAGCCTTTCGATATGGATGATATTATTGCTACCGTCGAGCAGGGCTTTGCTAAGATCGCTATTCGTTAG